From the genome of Planctomycetia bacterium:
GCGCGACTCGAAACTAACAGGCGGACTCCATTATATCCGCCGCCAAGGCCAGCGCCCCGTAGACCACCATCTCCTCGCCTAATCCGGCCGGGACGATGCGATAGCGGTCGCGGAATGGCGGAAAAACGTATTGCGCCACGTGCTCGCGGACTGGGCGAAGCATTTCTTCGCCCAGGAGCGCTACGCCGCCGCCGATGACGACGACCTCGGGCGCGACCAGCGTGATGGCTTGCGCGATGCCCCAACCCAAGGCTTGCCAGGCGTGCCGGAGGATGTCGGCGGCGACGCCGTTGCCGTCGCGGGCCGCTTCCGCCACGAGTTTTCCGGTCACCGCGTCGAGTTGTCCGCCGGCGCGCGCGAGCAGGTCCGCTTCGAACTCCTCGCTGGCGGCTACCGCGGCGGAAAGGCGGCGTTCGCGTTCGGATCGATTCACCGCGCCGCTTTGAATCGAGGCGTCGAACCGTTGTGTCACCGCGCCGGAAAGCAACGCTTGCGCTTGCGCTGCGATGCCCCAGCCGCTGGCGATCGATTCGACCGTCATGTCGGGCTGGTCGGCATGCAGGCCTGGCCGTAAGTGGCCGATCTCGGCCGCGCCGCGTCCGCTGCCGGCGTGAATGTGGCCGTCGATTACCAATCCGCCACCGATGCCGCTCCCCACGGTGACAT
Proteins encoded in this window:
- a CDS encoding ROK family protein produces the protein MFLGIEIGGTKLQLGIGDGRSAQTVALERLTVDPTRGAAGIREQIAATADQFASRFPLRGVGIGFGGPVDVGTGRTIKSHQIDGWEDFPLGEWCQQTLGLPACLRNDADTAALAEARFGAGRGANPVFYVTVGSGIGGGLVIDGHIHAGSGRGAAEIGHLRPGLHADQPDMTVESIASGWGIAAQAQALLSGAVTQRFDASIQSGAVNRSERERRLSAAVAASEEFEADLLARAGGQLDAVTGKLVAEAARDGNGVAADILRHAWQALGWGIAQAITLVAPEVVVIGGGVALLGEEMLRPVREHVAQYVFPPFRDRYRIVPAGLGEEMVVYGALALAADIMESAC